In Pseudoduganella albidiflava, a single window of DNA contains:
- the infB gene encoding translation initiation factor IF-2, with protein MASNNVAQFATELKMPADLLLTQLRSAGVEKSSASDPLSKDDKDKLLEHLRRTHGAAGQSEKKKITVTRKETNEIKQADASGKTRTIQVEVRKKRTFVQRDDLPATTTPAPAAPVVDEAENARREEEARRQAELIARQEADLREKQEALARLDAEKEAQAKATAAAEAEAKRRAEEEAAKAAAEKAAADKAGARDAQKQADTEAADKKRAADAEEAKKKAEQATKEAAERAAATERARKAVADEVAQIKAMMAQPRRVIKAPEPAPVAAKPAAPAGTLHKPADKKPGTTTPATTDKKDDKKPGDRKSIKSANVSSTWSDDAKKRGAPGGGKGRGTSAGPASRDGWRAGGGRGGRGRNSHHDDRESNFQAPTEAVVKEVHVPETITVAELAHKMAVKASEVIKQLMKLGQMCTINQVLDQETAMIVVEEMGHKAHAAAEDDPEAILADQGEQTHHEAKPRAPVVTVMGHVDHGKTSLLDYIRRAKVASGEAGGITQHIGAYHVDTPRGMITFLDTPGHEAFTAMRARGAKATDIVILVVAADDGVMPQTKEAIAHAKAAGVPLVVAINKIDKPGGNLERVTQELITEGVVPEEYGGESPFVPVSAKTGQGIDALLENVLLQAEVLELKAPVESLARGLVVEARLDKGRGPVATILVQSGTLKRGDVVLAGSSYGRVRAMLDENGKSVTEAGPSIPVEIQGLTEVPAAGEEVMVMADERKAREIGLFRQGKYRDVKLAKQQAAKLENLFDQMAEGEVQNVPLIVKTDVQGSQEALVGSLQKLSTSEVRVQIVHAAVGGITESDVNLATASKAVIIGFNARADAQARKLAETNGVDIRYYNIIYDAIEEVKAAMSGMLAPEKREHITGQVEIRQVILVSKVGAIAGCLVTDGVVKRSSSVRLLRNNIVVWTGEIDSLKRFKDDAKEVRAGLECGLSLKNYNDIQVGDTLEVFEIQEVARTL; from the coding sequence ATGGCGAGTAACAACGTAGCCCAATTTGCCACCGAACTGAAGATGCCTGCAGACCTGCTGCTGACGCAGCTGCGATCCGCCGGCGTCGAGAAGAGCTCGGCGTCAGATCCATTGTCGAAAGATGATAAGGACAAGCTGCTGGAGCACCTGCGCCGCACGCACGGCGCGGCAGGTCAGAGCGAGAAGAAGAAGATCACGGTCACGCGCAAGGAAACCAACGAGATCAAGCAGGCCGATGCCTCTGGCAAGACCCGCACGATCCAGGTCGAAGTGCGCAAGAAGCGTACCTTCGTGCAGCGCGACGACCTGCCCGCGACCACCACGCCCGCCCCGGCGGCACCGGTGGTCGACGAAGCCGAGAACGCCCGCCGCGAGGAAGAGGCACGCCGCCAGGCCGAGCTGATCGCCCGCCAGGAAGCGGACCTGCGTGAAAAGCAGGAGGCACTGGCGCGCCTGGACGCCGAGAAGGAAGCGCAAGCCAAGGCCACCGCTGCTGCAGAAGCGGAAGCCAAGCGCCGTGCCGAAGAGGAAGCCGCGAAAGCGGCCGCCGAGAAGGCAGCCGCCGACAAGGCCGGTGCACGCGATGCGCAGAAGCAGGCCGACACGGAAGCCGCCGACAAGAAACGCGCGGCCGACGCCGAGGAAGCGAAGAAAAAAGCCGAGCAGGCCACCAAGGAAGCCGCCGAACGCGCCGCGGCAACCGAGCGTGCCCGCAAGGCCGTGGCCGACGAAGTGGCCCAGATCAAGGCCATGATGGCGCAGCCGCGCCGCGTCATCAAGGCGCCGGAACCGGCACCCGTGGCCGCCAAGCCGGCCGCGCCGGCTGGCACGCTGCACAAGCCGGCCGACAAGAAGCCGGGCACCACCACGCCGGCAACGACCGACAAGAAAGACGATAAAAAGCCGGGCGATCGCAAGTCGATCAAGTCGGCCAACGTGTCGTCGACCTGGTCGGACGACGCCAAGAAGCGCGGCGCACCGGGCGGCGGCAAGGGCCGTGGCACGAGCGCCGGCCCGGCCAGCCGCGATGGCTGGCGTGCCGGCGGCGGCCGCGGTGGCCGTGGCCGCAATTCGCACCACGATGACCGCGAATCGAACTTCCAGGCACCGACGGAAGCGGTGGTCAAGGAAGTGCACGTGCCGGAAACCATCACCGTGGCCGAACTGGCCCACAAGATGGCTGTCAAGGCATCCGAGGTGATCAAGCAGCTGATGAAGCTGGGCCAGATGTGCACGATCAACCAGGTGCTGGACCAGGAAACGGCGATGATCGTCGTCGAGGAAATGGGCCACAAGGCGCATGCCGCCGCCGAGGACGATCCGGAAGCGATCCTGGCCGACCAGGGCGAACAGACGCATCACGAAGCGAAGCCGCGTGCTCCGGTCGTGACCGTCATGGGCCACGTCGACCACGGTAAAACGTCGCTGCTGGACTACATCCGCCGCGCGAAAGTCGCGTCGGGCGAAGCCGGCGGCATCACGCAGCACATCGGCGCTTACCACGTCGACACGCCGCGCGGCATGATCACCTTCCTGGACACCCCGGGCCACGAAGCCTTCACGGCAATGCGTGCCCGCGGTGCCAAGGCCACCGACATCGTCATCCTGGTGGTGGCGGCGGACGACGGCGTGATGCCGCAAACGAAGGAAGCGATCGCCCACGCGAAAGCGGCCGGCGTGCCGCTGGTGGTGGCGATCAACAAGATCGACAAGCCGGGCGGCAACCTGGAACGCGTGACGCAGGAACTGATCACCGAAGGCGTGGTGCCGGAAGAATACGGCGGCGAATCGCCGTTCGTGCCGGTGTCCGCGAAGACGGGCCAGGGCATCGATGCGCTGCTGGAAAACGTGCTGCTGCAAGCCGAAGTGCTGGAACTGAAGGCACCGGTGGAAAGCCTGGCGCGCGGCCTGGTGGTCGAAGCACGCCTGGACAAGGGCCGCGGCCCGGTCGCCACGATCCTGGTGCAGTCCGGTACGCTGAAGCGCGGCGACGTGGTGCTGGCCGGTTCGTCGTACGGCCGTGTGCGTGCGATGCTGGACGAGAACGGCAAGTCGGTGACCGAAGCCGGTCCGTCGATCCCGGTCGAGATCCAGGGCCTGACCGAAGTGCCGGCCGCCGGCGAGGAAGTCATGGTCATGGCAGACGAGCGCAAGGCGCGCGAAATCGGCCTGTTCCGTCAAGGGAAATACCGCGACGTGAAGCTGGCCAAGCAGCAGGCCGCCAAGCTGGAGAACCTGTTCGACCAGATGGCCGAAGGCGAAGTGCAGAACGTGCCGCTGATCGTCAAGACCGACGTGCAGGGTTCGCAGGAAGCGCTGGTGGGCTCGCTGCAAAAACTGTCGACCTCCGAAGTGCGGGTGCAGATCGTGCACGCGGCCGTCGGCGGCATCACGGAATCGGACGTCAACCTGGCGACCGCGTCGAAGGCAGTCATCATCGGCTTCAACGCCCGTGCCGACGCCCAGGCGCGCAAGCTGGCCGAGACCAACGGCGTGGACATCCGCTACTACAACATCATCTACGACGCGATCGAAGAGGTGAAGGCGGCGATGTCGGGCATGCTGGCACCGGAGAAGCGCGAGCACATCACCGGCCAGGTGGAAATCCGCCAGGTCATCCTGGTGTCGAAGGTCGGCGCCATCGCCGGCTGCCTGGTCACCGATGGCGTGGTCAAGCGTTCCTCGTCGGTACGCCTGCTGCGCAACAACATCGTCGTGTGGACCGGCGAGATCGACTCGCTGAAGCGCTTCAAGGACGATGCGAAGGAAGTGCGCGCCGGCCTCGAGTGCGGCCTGTCGCTGAAGAACTACAACGACATCCAGGTTGGCGACACCCTGGAAGTGTTCGAGATTCAGGAAGTGGCACGTACGCTGTAA
- the nusA gene encoding transcription termination factor NusA, translating to MSREVLLLVDALAREKNVDKDVVFGALEFALAQATKKRYEGEVDIRVSIDRDSGEFESFRRWHVVPDEAGLQLPDQEVLLFEAKEQIPDIEVDEYIEEPIESVEFGRRFAQDTKQVVLQRVRDAEREQILQDFLERGDALVTGTIKRMERGDAIVESGKIEARLPRDQMIPKENLRIGDRVRAYILRVDRNMRGPQVILSRTAPEFIMKLFELEVPEIEQGMLEIKSAARDAGVRAKIAVFTADKRIDPIGTCVGMRGSRVQAVTGELGGERVDIVLWSEDPAQFVIGALAPANVSSIMVDEDKHAMDVVVDEENLAIAIGRSGQNVRLASELTGWKINIMTAEESADKAAQETAAVRSLFMEKLDVDQEVADILVEEGFSSLEEIAYVPISEMLDIEAFDEDTVNELRTRARDALVTEAIASEEGLEGMDEGLVGLEGMDRITAGKLGLAGIKTLEQFAGLAYDEFGAILALSTDRATELIKNEFEDVTDDEMKLVDGKYDDRAKALQAKAWSLAEAAKA from the coding sequence ATGAGTCGCGAAGTTTTGTTATTGGTGGACGCGCTTGCGCGCGAAAAGAACGTCGACAAGGACGTGGTATTCGGCGCGCTCGAATTCGCATTGGCGCAAGCCACGAAGAAACGCTATGAAGGCGAAGTCGACATCCGCGTTTCGATCGACCGTGATTCCGGTGAATTCGAGTCCTTCCGCCGCTGGCACGTGGTGCCCGACGAAGCCGGCCTGCAATTGCCCGACCAGGAAGTGCTGCTGTTCGAAGCCAAAGAGCAAATCCCCGATATCGAAGTCGACGAATACATCGAAGAACCGATCGAATCGGTGGAATTCGGCCGCCGCTTCGCGCAGGACACCAAGCAGGTCGTATTGCAGCGCGTGCGCGATGCCGAACGCGAGCAGATCCTGCAGGACTTCCTCGAGCGCGGCGACGCGCTGGTGACCGGCACGATCAAGCGCATGGAACGCGGCGATGCGATCGTCGAATCCGGCAAGATCGAAGCCCGCCTGCCGCGCGACCAGATGATCCCGAAGGAAAACCTGCGTATCGGCGACCGCGTGCGTGCCTATATCCTGCGCGTGGACCGCAACATGCGCGGCCCGCAGGTGATCCTGTCGCGCACCGCGCCGGAATTCATCATGAAGCTGTTCGAGCTGGAAGTGCCGGAAATCGAGCAGGGCATGCTGGAAATTAAATCGGCTGCCCGCGATGCCGGCGTGCGCGCCAAGATCGCCGTGTTCACGGCCGACAAGCGCATCGACCCGATCGGTACCTGCGTGGGCATGCGCGGTTCGCGCGTGCAGGCGGTCACCGGTGAACTGGGCGGCGAGCGCGTGGACATCGTGCTGTGGTCGGAAGACCCGGCGCAATTCGTGATCGGCGCGCTGGCCCCGGCCAACGTGTCGTCGATCATGGTCGATGAAGACAAGCACGCGATGGATGTCGTCGTCGACGAGGAAAACCTGGCGATCGCGATCGGCCGCTCCGGCCAGAACGTGCGCCTGGCTTCCGAGCTGACCGGCTGGAAGATCAACATCATGACGGCCGAGGAATCGGCCGACAAGGCGGCCCAGGAAACGGCGGCGGTACGCTCGCTGTTCATGGAGAAGCTCGATGTGGACCAGGAAGTGGCCGACATCCTGGTCGAGGAAGGCTTCAGCAGCCTGGAAGAAATCGCCTACGTGCCGATCTCCGAAATGCTGGACATCGAAGCGTTCGACGAAGACACCGTCAACGAACTGCGTACCCGCGCACGCGATGCGCTGGTGACGGAGGCGATCGCTTCGGAAGAAGGGCTGGAAGGGATGGACGAAGGCCTGGTCGGCCTCGAAGGCATGGACCGCATCACGGCAGGCAAGCTGGGACTGGCGGGCATCAAGACGCTGGAACAGTTCGCCGGCCTGGCGTACGACGAATTCGGTGCCATCCTGGCGCTGTCGACGGACCGTGCAACTGAACTGATTAAAAATGAATTTGAAGATGTGACCGACGATGAAATGAAGCTGGTCGACGGAAAGTACGACGATCGTGCCAAGGCCCTGCAGGCCAAGGCATGGTCGCTGGCCGAGGCGGCCAAGGCCTGA
- the rimP gene encoding ribosome maturation factor RimP gives MQLPELIEKTVAGLGYELVDFERAERGLLRVYIDFLPADAEEKGPITVEDCATVSHQLSHVLTVENVPYERLEISSPGLDRPLRKLTDFERFAGHEAIVKLRMALPGTANRKSYQGILQAPEGDQLGIEFESKDGPAVLNFTLADMDKARLVPQVDFRSRKA, from the coding sequence TTGCAACTGCCGGAACTGATTGAGAAGACCGTCGCGGGTCTCGGCTACGAACTGGTCGATTTTGAACGGGCCGAGCGCGGCCTGCTGCGCGTGTATATCGATTTCCTCCCTGCGGACGCAGAGGAAAAGGGCCCGATCACGGTGGAAGACTGTGCCACGGTGAGCCACCAGCTGTCGCACGTGCTGACGGTGGAAAACGTGCCGTACGAACGGCTCGAGATTTCCTCGCCCGGCCTGGACCGGCCGCTGCGCAAGCTGACCGATTTCGAGCGTTTCGCCGGCCACGAGGCCATCGTCAAGCTGCGCATGGCGCTGCCGGGCACGGCCAACCGCAAGTCCTACCAGGGCATCCTGCAGGCACCGGAAGGTGACCAGCTGGGTATTGAATTTGAAAGTAAAGATGGTCCTGCGGTGCTGAATTTCACGCTCGCGGATATGGATAAGGCACGCTTGGTGCCACAGGTGGATTTTAGGAGCCGCAAAGCATGA
- the rluB gene encoding 23S rRNA pseudouridine(2605) synthase RluB gives MNNTENIIETGTPAEPAVKPKRRTKAQIAAEAAAAPVAAESVAAAAPAESADAPAKPKRTRKKVEAAPAAEAPVASAPAPAAPAAASTPAAAAEDAAPVKKPRARKPKAETPSEAATVAAPAPAVAQPAAEVASAAPEAAGHAEAAPKKPRAPRGPRQMREERAVREALKAEQAPAAEAQPAEQPAQPAAQSAAQSAENAGTPVQAEAAPQERAARDEAPRREGGRNKGRNRNDGNRGEGVRAEGNRPEGNRPEGTRPEGTRTEGSRPEGNRPEGGRNDRNAQNPRGKGQGPRQGAQGQRQGNGKLSEADAVFSFVTSEAFDKEDGARGKGQQKPVRRDLTAEDDAPKLHKVLAEAGLGSRRDMEDLIVAGRVSVNGEPAHIGQRILPTDAVRINGKLIQRKVSKKPPRVLVYHKPAGEIVSHDDPDGRPSVFDRLPQMKVGKWLAVGRLDFNTEGLLLFTTSGDLANRLMHPRYNIDREYAVRTLGELEEGMRQKLLAGVELEDGLAQFSKIADGGGEGVNKWYRVVIGEGRNREVRRMFEAVGLTVSRLIRTRYGALTLPSNLKRGRWEEMEENTVRDLMAFVGVEKKAAPGDKKAGPVGERSGGERNAGERNGGERNGNGGERGEKRGGGGGRGRERDSEPNFNRMDISNKNADPFPQAPRGGRPGGQGAGSYFGAGSGLGRAGRGQGGVGRAGLGEQGSGRPQQGKSGRPRQPDPLQTTFGFGGQPQRRGGGQPRGGATDHGMPRRRKG, from the coding sequence ATGAACAATACTGAGAACATTATCGAGACCGGCACGCCGGCTGAACCGGCCGTGAAGCCGAAGCGCCGCACCAAGGCGCAGATCGCCGCCGAAGCGGCAGCCGCACCAGTGGCAGCCGAATCCGTGGCAGCCGCCGCGCCGGCGGAATCGGCCGATGCGCCGGCCAAGCCGAAGCGCACCCGCAAGAAGGTCGAAGCCGCCCCCGCCGCGGAAGCGCCAGTTGCTTCTGCTCCGGCCCCTGCTGCTCCGGCCGCTGCTTCCACCCCTGCCGCGGCCGCGGAAGACGCAGCGCCCGTGAAGAAGCCCCGGGCCCGCAAGCCGAAGGCGGAAACCCCGAGCGAAGCCGCCACCGTGGCCGCGCCGGCCCCGGCGGTAGCGCAACCGGCCGCCGAAGTCGCCAGCGCGGCTCCCGAAGCGGCAGGCCACGCGGAAGCGGCGCCGAAAAAGCCCCGCGCGCCGCGCGGTCCGCGCCAGATGCGCGAAGAGCGCGCCGTGCGCGAGGCATTGAAGGCCGAGCAGGCGCCGGCGGCCGAAGCGCAGCCGGCCGAACAGCCGGCCCAGCCGGCCGCCCAGTCCGCCGCTCAGTCCGCAGAGAATGCGGGCACTCCGGTGCAGGCCGAAGCCGCGCCGCAGGAACGCGCCGCGCGCGATGAGGCGCCGCGCCGCGAAGGTGGCCGCAACAAGGGCAGGAACAGGAACGACGGCAATCGCGGCGAAGGCGTCCGTGCCGAAGGCAACCGTCCCGAGGGGAATCGTCCTGAAGGTACTCGTCCAGAAGGTACTCGTACTGAAGGCAGCCGTCCCGAGGGTAATCGTCCAGAAGGTGGCCGCAACGACAGGAATGCGCAGAATCCCCGCGGCAAGGGCCAGGGCCCGCGCCAGGGCGCGCAAGGCCAGCGCCAGGGTAACGGCAAGCTGAGCGAAGCCGATGCCGTGTTCTCGTTCGTCACCTCCGAAGCGTTCGACAAGGAAGACGGCGCCCGCGGCAAGGGCCAGCAAAAGCCGGTGCGCCGCGACCTGACGGCCGAAGACGACGCGCCGAAGCTGCACAAGGTGCTGGCCGAGGCGGGCCTCGGTTCGCGCCGCGACATGGAAGACCTGATCGTCGCCGGCCGCGTGTCGGTGAACGGCGAGCCGGCCCACATCGGCCAGCGCATCCTGCCGACCGATGCGGTGCGCATCAACGGCAAGCTGATCCAGCGGAAAGTGTCCAAGAAGCCGCCGCGCGTGCTGGTGTACCACAAGCCGGCCGGCGAGATCGTGTCGCATGACGATCCGGATGGCCGTCCGTCCGTGTTCGACCGCCTGCCGCAGATGAAGGTCGGCAAGTGGCTGGCCGTGGGCCGCCTGGACTTCAATACCGAAGGCCTGCTGCTGTTCACCACGTCCGGCGACCTGGCGAACCGCCTGATGCACCCGCGTTACAACATCGACCGCGAATATGCCGTGCGCACGCTCGGCGAGCTGGAAGAAGGCATGCGCCAGAAGCTGCTGGCCGGCGTGGAGCTGGAAGACGGCCTGGCGCAGTTCTCCAAGATCGCTGACGGTGGCGGCGAAGGCGTCAACAAGTGGTACCGCGTGGTGATCGGCGAAGGCCGCAACCGCGAAGTGCGCCGCATGTTCGAAGCCGTCGGCCTGACCGTGTCGCGCCTGATCCGCACCCGCTACGGCGCGCTGACGCTGCCGTCGAACCTGAAGCGCGGCCGCTGGGAAGAGATGGAAGAAAACACCGTGCGCGACCTGATGGCCTTCGTGGGCGTCGAGAAGAAGGCCGCCCCCGGTGACAAGAAGGCCGGTCCGGTGGGCGAACGCAGTGGTGGCGAACGCAATGCCGGCGAGCGTAATGGCGGCGAACGCAATGGCAATGGCGGCGAGCGCGGTGAAAAGCGCGGTGGTGGCGGTGGCCGTGGCCGCGAGCGCGACAGCGAGCCGAACTTCAACCGGATGGATATCTCGAACAAGAATGCCGATCCGTTCCCCCAGGCGCCACGTGGCGGCCGTCCGGGCGGCCAGGGTGCCGGCAGCTACTTCGGCGCCGGTTCCGGCCTCGGTCGTGCCGGCCGTGGCCAGGGCGGCGTCGGCCGTGCCGGCCTGGGCGAGCAGGGCAGTGGCCGTCCGCAGCAGGGCAAGAGCGGGCGCCCGCGCCAGCCGGACCCGCTGCAGACCACGTTCGGCTTCGGCGGCCAGCCGCAGCGCCGTGGCGGCGGGCAACCTCGCGGCGGCGCGACCGACCACGGCATGCCGCGGCGCAGAAAGGGGTAA
- the scpB gene encoding SMC-Scp complex subunit ScpB has translation MDTAEAKKVLETALLCAREPLPVQSLRRLFVDADDAGRPLADGISADEIRSLLEQLRQDWQGRGVEVVSLASGWRFQSRPEMKQYLDRLNPEKPQKYSRATLETLAIIAYRQPVTRGDIEEIRGVAVNSQTIRMLEERGWVDTIGHRDVPGRPALLGTTKQFLDDLGLQSLSQLPPLQQISDTQNANSIEMLEAALQENFEKAAHAADVTDNVAPGEASATDAVQAPDAEPTQENTHEQY, from the coding sequence ATGGATACAGCTGAGGCGAAAAAAGTCCTCGAAACCGCATTGCTGTGCGCGCGTGAGCCGTTACCGGTGCAAAGCTTGCGACGGCTGTTTGTCGACGCCGACGATGCAGGCCGCCCGCTGGCGGACGGTATCAGCGCCGACGAAATACGGTCCCTGCTGGAGCAATTGCGGCAGGACTGGCAGGGCAGGGGTGTCGAAGTCGTCAGCCTGGCTTCCGGCTGGCGCTTCCAGAGCCGGCCCGAAATGAAGCAGTACCTGGATCGCCTGAATCCGGAAAAGCCGCAGAAGTACTCGCGGGCCACGCTCGAGACACTGGCGATCATCGCTTACCGCCAGCCCGTGACACGCGGCGATATCGAGGAGATTCGCGGCGTGGCGGTGAATTCGCAGACGATCCGGATGCTGGAAGAACGCGGCTGGGTCGATACGATTGGCCACCGCGATGTGCCGGGCCGTCCGGCACTCCTCGGCACCACGAAACAGTTCCTGGATGACCTGGGCTTACAGTCGCTGTCCCAGCTGCCGCCTCTGCAGCAAATCAGCGATACGCAGAACGCCAATTCGATCGAGATGCTCGAAGCCGCGCTGCAGGAGAATTTCGAGAAGGCGGCACATGCCGCCGATGTCACTGACAATGTAGCGCCCGGGGAAGCATCCGCCACCGATGCGGTGCAGGCGCCTGACGCTGAGCCCACGCAAGAAAACACGCATGAACAATACTGA
- a CDS encoding glucokinase, whose amino-acid sequence MNAMSTPAQQILVTAFPGGPRLLADVGGTNARFALESAPGQVSHIHVLPGAEYPTLAAALQAYLALPDVAAAAPAVRHGAIAIANPVTGDYVRMTNHHWEFSIEGMRQECGFEVLAVVNDFTALARSLPFLGEHKRQVGGGAAVADTPLGLIGAGTGLGVSGLIPGPSGWTALLSEGGHVSFSPVNETEVAILQFAWREFEHVSAERLMSGAGIELIYRALADHRKLPAEALTPAEIARRALAGDCALCDEAIETFCGMLGTIGANLAVTLGAQGGIYIGGGIVPKLGARFDRSCFRARFEAKGRFRQYLSGIPTFVITAEYPAFLGVSAILAERLAG is encoded by the coding sequence ATGAACGCCATGTCGACTCCCGCGCAGCAGATCCTCGTTACCGCATTTCCCGGTGGGCCCAGGCTGCTGGCCGACGTGGGCGGCACCAATGCCCGCTTCGCGCTGGAGTCGGCGCCCGGGCAGGTGAGCCACATCCATGTGCTGCCCGGCGCGGAATATCCGACGCTGGCCGCGGCGCTGCAAGCCTACCTGGCGCTGCCGGACGTGGCGGCCGCCGCGCCCGCGGTGCGCCATGGCGCGATCGCGATCGCCAATCCCGTCACCGGCGACTACGTGCGGATGACCAACCACCACTGGGAATTCTCGATCGAAGGAATGCGCCAGGAGTGCGGCTTCGAGGTGCTGGCGGTCGTCAACGATTTCACGGCGCTGGCCCGTTCGCTGCCGTTCCTGGGCGAACACAAGCGCCAGGTGGGCGGCGGCGCGGCGGTGGCCGATACGCCGCTGGGCCTGATCGGCGCCGGCACCGGCCTGGGCGTGTCGGGCCTGATCCCCGGCCCGTCGGGCTGGACGGCGCTGCTGTCCGAAGGCGGCCACGTCAGCTTCTCGCCCGTCAACGAGACCGAAGTGGCGATCCTGCAGTTCGCCTGGCGCGAATTCGAGCACGTGTCGGCCGAGCGGCTGATGTCGGGCGCCGGCATCGAGCTGATCTACCGTGCGCTGGCCGATCACCGCAAGCTGCCGGCCGAGGCGCTCACCCCGGCCGAGATCGCACGCCGTGCGCTGGCCGGCGATTGCGCGCTGTGCGACGAAGCCATCGAAACCTTCTGCGGCATGCTGGGCACGATCGGCGCCAACCTGGCGGTCACGCTGGGCGCGCAGGGCGGCATCTATATCGGCGGCGGCATCGTGCCCAAGCTGGGCGCGCGCTTCGACCGTTCCTGCTTCCGCGCCCGCTTCGAGGCGAAGGGCCGCTTCCGCCAGTATCTGTCGGGCATTCCCACCTTCGTCATCACGGCGGAATATCCGGCCTTCCTTGGCGTTTCCGCAATCCTCGCTGAGCGGCTGGCCGGCTGA
- a CDS encoding VTT domain-containing protein — MANLIYLLQEYGVLIVFIVVLVEQMGAPIPAYPVLIVAGALAMNGGTPLPGVLAVALAGCVMADLFWFSAGRRYGKRILKLLCRISLSPDYCVSQTEDNFRKWGVKSMVVAKFIPGFNTIAPPMAGAMGTRLSLFLAFSLVGGLLWSLTGILIGVYFNENIDEVLEILSTMGGTALAVLGILLALFVLFKYVERRRFQRAMQTERINVEQLRALLDAGHEPVMVDARSATARQLDPPVPGALPVDGNLAALLGALPRDRHIVVYCSCPNDVTAASVAKQLHDQGYALARPLHGGLEAYNSAFRAGETIVVGEQVPAVDAPR; from the coding sequence ATGGCGAACTTGATCTATCTGTTACAGGAATACGGCGTACTGATCGTCTTCATCGTCGTCCTGGTCGAGCAGATGGGCGCGCCGATTCCCGCTTACCCCGTGCTGATCGTGGCCGGCGCGCTGGCCATGAATGGCGGCACCCCGCTGCCCGGCGTGCTCGCGGTGGCGCTGGCCGGCTGCGTGATGGCCGACCTGTTCTGGTTCAGTGCGGGGCGCCGCTACGGCAAGCGCATCCTGAAGCTGCTGTGCCGGATCTCCCTGTCGCCCGACTATTGCGTCTCCCAGACGGAGGACAATTTCAGGAAATGGGGCGTGAAGTCGATGGTGGTGGCCAAGTTCATCCCGGGCTTCAACACGATCGCGCCGCCGATGGCCGGCGCGATGGGCACGCGCCTGTCGCTGTTCCTGGCGTTCAGCCTGGTGGGCGGCCTGCTGTGGAGCCTGACGGGCATCCTGATCGGCGTGTATTTCAACGAGAACATCGACGAGGTGCTGGAAATCCTGTCGACGATGGGCGGCACCGCGCTGGCCGTGCTCGGCATCCTGCTGGCCCTGTTCGTGCTGTTCAAGTATGTCGAGCGGCGCCGCTTCCAGCGCGCCATGCAGACCGAGCGCATCAATGTGGAACAGTTGCGCGCGCTGCTCGATGCCGGCCACGAACCGGTGATGGTCGATGCCCGCAGCGCCACGGCGCGCCAGCTGGACCCGCCGGTGCCCGGCGCGCTGCCGGTGGACGGCAACCTGGCCGCCCTGCTGGGCGCGTTGCCGCGCGACCGGCATATCGTGGTCTACTGCAGCTGCCCGAACGACGTCACCGCCGCCAGCGTGGCCAAGCAGCTGCACGACCAGGGCTATGCGCTGGCCCGGCCGCTGCATGGCGGGCTGGAAGCCTATAACTCCGCCTTCCGGGCCGGCGAGACGATCGTCGTCGGCGAGCAGGTTCCCGCGGTGGATGCACCGCGATAA